One window of Lemur catta isolate mLemCat1 chromosome 3, mLemCat1.pri, whole genome shotgun sequence genomic DNA carries:
- the LOC123634639 gene encoding LOW QUALITY PROTEIN: olfactory receptor 10Z1-like (The sequence of the model RefSeq protein was modified relative to this genomic sequence to represent the inferred CDS: inserted 1 base in 1 codon; substituted 1 base at 1 genomic stop codon) — MGQTNVTFWRGFVFLGFSSFGGLQLLLFVVFLSLYLITLTSNVFVIVVIRLDSHLHTPMYLFLSFLSFSETCYTLGIIPRMLCGLAVRGQTISYVGCAVQMFFSASWACTNCFLLAVMGFDRYVAICAPLHYASRMNPTLCAQLIGTSFLSGYFFGLGMTLVIFCLSLCSSHEIQHFFCDXPPVLILACGDTRLSDLGILILSLMVLLVSFFFITISYTYILAAILRIPSAEGQKKAFSTCASHLTVVIIHYCCASFMYLRPKASYSLERDQLIAVTYTVVTPLLNLIVYSLRNRAVQTALRNAFXGSWLGKG, encoded by the exons ATGGGGCAGACCAATGTAACCTTCTGGAGGGGTTTTGTCTTCCTGGGCTTCTCCAGTTTTGGGGGGCTGCAACTCCTGCTTTTTGTCGTGTTCCTCTCTCTGTATCTCATCACCCTGACCAGCAATGTCTTCGTCATTGTAGTCATCAGGCTGGATAGTCATCTGCACACTCCCATgtacctcttcctttccttcttatCTTTCTCTGAGACCTGCTACACTTTgggcatcatccctaggatgcTCTGTGGCCTTGCTGTGAGGGGCCAGACTATCTCCTATGTGGGCTGCGCTGTCCAGATGTTCTTCTCTGCCTCATGGGCCTGCACCAACTGCTTCCTTCTGGCTGTCATGGGCTTTGACAGATATGTGGCCATCTGTGCCCCACTGCACTATGCCAGTCGCATGAATCCTACCCTGTGTGCCCAGCTGATTGGTACCTCCTTCCTGAGTGGATACTTCTTTGGGCTTGGAATGACACTGGTCATTTTCTGCCTCTCATTATGCAGCTCCCATGAGATCCAGCACTTTTTCTGTG ACCCCCCAGTGCTGATCCTAGCTTGTGGAGATACACGACTGAGTGATCTGGGGATCCTCATTCTCAGCCTGATGGTCCTCTTGGTTTCCTTCTTCTTCATCACTATCTCCTACACCTACATCCTGGCAGCAATCCTGAGGATCCCCTCTGCTGAGGGGCAGAAaaaggccttctccacctgtgcctCACATCTCACAGTGGTCATTATTCACTATTGTTGTGCCTCCTTCATGTACTTGAGGCCCAAAGCCAGCTACTCTCTTGAGAGGGATCAGCTTATTGCTGTCACCTATACTGTGGTGACCCCTCTCCTGAACCTCATTGTATATAGTTTAAGGAACCGGGCTGTGCAGACAGCTCTGAGAAATGCTTTCTGAGGGAGCTGGCTGGGTAAAGGATGA